The Leptospira sp. WS39.C2 genome contains a region encoding:
- a CDS encoding SpoIIE family protein phosphatase, whose translation MHFFSKCSIFLLIGIWSNSLFSLPLSIEESKNYRDIGKYFEYTIPNNPEANLLEIQKDDTLWRPNPKNVMSFPRSKNPVWFKITLIHYGNFPHTFFIHLSNPVVDLFELHSEINGKWITQWSGEQVLQKNKTIYSHISAFPVTLSAHETRTIYLKIKSDNPIFSFVSLYNSRTFIAYSKKQDIFFAAYFGAGFMMFLFSLFLAHTLRYKKFFYFFFYLATVLLLNTYSTGFIQYFEFGNSNSWKNYLFPITIQLSSIFGLLFTLEFLETKENFPKINKTTQGYICFLLIIMMTIFIIDLHSFIQLTVILISIPIFLAILISILTLLKSKKKLEVILFLLAFGTLLFGAALNTFTVQGFIKPIHFASYSLPLGSALEVFFLSLALVLRVSDYRKSNEQKQEIDLQLKIAQKLQNGLLPQKRTHALEYPLGFRYSPATDIGGDFVEIIVKEKELGLFLCDVSGHGIPAAMIASMTKVSLEIWNDNLSKPALAAEKIRKSLLSSLSGHFLSAFFVYINPEDQILRIANAGHLPLLHLSRNGNITTYSSYGRAINEYIKSDIIEKSFPLPNEGTFIMFTDGVIEARNINKDELFGEDRFHNLIQSLATKHPQYICDKIIEEIEKFQKSKRSDDDITILALSLDTNFETNTKL comes from the coding sequence GTGCATTTTTTCAGTAAGTGTAGTATTTTCCTTCTGATTGGTATTTGGAGTAATTCGCTTTTCTCGCTTCCGCTCTCTATTGAGGAATCCAAAAACTATCGGGATATCGGTAAGTATTTTGAATATACAATACCGAACAATCCGGAGGCCAATTTACTAGAAATCCAAAAGGATGATACCCTATGGAGGCCAAATCCGAAAAATGTAATGTCGTTTCCTAGGTCTAAAAACCCTGTGTGGTTTAAAATCACACTGATCCATTATGGAAATTTTCCCCACACTTTCTTTATACACCTATCAAACCCAGTTGTAGATTTATTTGAATTACACTCAGAAATCAATGGAAAATGGATTACGCAATGGTCTGGCGAACAAGTTTTGCAGAAGAATAAAACTATTTATTCACATATTTCCGCATTTCCTGTAACTTTATCTGCACATGAAACAAGAACTATCTATTTAAAAATTAAATCAGATAATCCAATCTTTAGTTTTGTATCTCTTTATAACTCCAGAACGTTTATAGCATATTCCAAAAAACAAGATATTTTCTTTGCTGCTTATTTTGGTGCTGGGTTTATGATGTTTCTCTTTAGTTTATTTTTAGCTCATACACTTCGATATAAGAAGTTTTTTTATTTTTTCTTTTATTTAGCAACTGTACTCTTATTGAATACATACTCAACTGGATTCATCCAATATTTTGAATTTGGAAATTCCAATTCTTGGAAAAATTATTTATTCCCTATTACAATTCAATTGTCTTCGATTTTTGGTTTATTATTTACTTTAGAATTTTTAGAAACAAAAGAAAATTTTCCAAAGATAAACAAAACCACACAAGGTTATATTTGTTTTCTCCTCATCATCATGATGACAATTTTCATAATAGATTTACACAGTTTTATCCAATTAACTGTCATTTTAATTTCGATACCCATTTTCCTTGCAATTTTAATTTCAATTCTTACTTTGCTTAAAAGTAAAAAGAAACTGGAAGTCATACTGTTTTTGTTAGCTTTTGGAACATTGCTTTTTGGTGCGGCTTTAAATACGTTTACAGTCCAAGGATTTATCAAACCCATCCACTTTGCTTCCTATTCGTTACCATTAGGCTCCGCATTAGAAGTTTTTTTCCTATCTCTTGCTCTTGTTTTACGCGTCTCAGATTATCGCAAATCAAACGAACAAAAACAGGAAATTGATTTACAGTTAAAAATTGCTCAAAAACTTCAGAATGGTCTTTTACCTCAAAAACGGACTCATGCTCTTGAGTATCCTCTAGGTTTTCGTTATTCCCCTGCCACTGATATTGGAGGTGATTTTGTCGAAATCATTGTGAAAGAAAAAGAGCTTGGATTATTTTTATGCGATGTCTCAGGACATGGAATACCAGCAGCAATGATTGCCTCCATGACAAAAGTTTCCTTAGAAATTTGGAATGATAACCTAAGTAAACCAGCGCTAGCTGCCGAAAAAATCAGAAAATCTTTATTAAGTTCTTTGTCTGGTCATTTTTTAAGCGCATTTTTTGTTTATATAAATCCAGAGGATCAAATCCTACGAATTGCCAATGCTGGTCATTTACCACTGTTACACCTTAGTAGAAATGGCAATATTACTACATATTCAAGTTACGGAAGAGCAATCAACGAATACATAAAATCCGATATTATTGAAAAAAGTTTTCCGTTACCAAATGAGGGAACCTTTATTATGTTCACAGATGGAGTCATTGAAGCAAGGAATATTAATAAGGATGAATTGTTTGGAGAAGATCGTTTCCACAATTTAATTCAGTCTCTAGCTACAAAACATCCACAATATATTTGTGACAAAATTATTGAAGAGATCGAAAAATTTCAAAAATCAAAACGATCTGACGATGATATCACAATTCTTGCATTATCCCTTGATACTAATTTTGAGACCAATACTAAATTATGA
- a CDS encoding ATP-binding protein encodes MESQKKINVLVVEDSVASYKAIVSVLQNFGFVISSERVEWKSEFEKSILDKSWDIVISDYYLPDFDGKYVINRIKEINPELPIILITEFIPEEAASEYLNLGASEFLPKSSIIKLPFIVNRELEAFRLKQSQKKAWEMLVHGEEILTRSQKISHLGHFEVIFPENNTLWSLELYRILGYDFSEVPLMEKVWTLLDIEEKSMIDSIWNEVRNQNTSKELLLHLNTKVGRKKVNLWLEAERFDENRFRIFGTIHDISDVSDLQSSIQLNEQLFKGIFNNSSQAIFLLDLQGHIIRMNRNSVLSFERNESDVQGLELISSIFSESKEDSIKKLTYGMKLALKNQTFEVFVAYRLRDGREKYFDCDFYPLNDANGKIIYIVLEAKDITEKIVLERAYAQAQKLEALGTFAGGIAHDFNNLLTPMMAYISYLNAEWANNHSNEMIQKSLPAIEGISKSLDRAKNLIQQILTYSKIDHSSSKQIDLREQLLQVLNEVKFVSANKISLFTDLGNESAFIEADPIQIFQILSNLYENSIFALQEILNPKITISLSKISYEKSDLYQVGFMKNTEYWKLSFADNGNGIPKEILEKIFDPFFSTKGGKGTGLGLSIIYGIMAKMGGTILVESTVGKGTQFDLYFPAWRAMV; translated from the coding sequence ATGGAATCACAGAAGAAAATAAACGTTTTGGTTGTTGAAGATTCTGTGGCTTCTTATAAGGCCATAGTTTCGGTCTTACAAAACTTTGGTTTCGTAATTTCATCAGAACGTGTTGAATGGAAATCCGAATTTGAAAAAAGTATATTAGATAAATCTTGGGATATTGTCATTTCTGATTATTATTTACCTGATTTTGATGGAAAATATGTAATCAATCGAATCAAAGAAATTAACCCTGAATTACCAATTATATTAATTACCGAATTTATTCCTGAAGAAGCTGCTTCAGAGTACTTAAATTTGGGAGCTTCTGAATTTTTACCAAAATCATCGATCATTAAACTTCCGTTCATTGTGAATCGAGAATTGGAAGCATTTAGACTAAAACAATCTCAAAAAAAAGCTTGGGAAATGTTAGTTCATGGGGAAGAGATTTTAACTCGATCGCAAAAAATTTCTCATCTTGGACATTTTGAAGTAATTTTTCCAGAAAATAATACACTCTGGTCATTAGAATTATACAGAATTTTAGGTTATGATTTTAGTGAAGTTCCACTGATGGAAAAGGTTTGGACCTTACTTGATATTGAAGAAAAAAGTATGATCGATTCTATTTGGAATGAAGTGAGAAACCAAAATACATCGAAGGAATTGTTATTACATTTAAATACAAAAGTTGGTCGTAAAAAAGTAAATTTATGGTTAGAAGCAGAAAGGTTTGATGAAAATCGATTTCGAATTTTTGGAACAATTCATGATATATCTGATGTTTCTGATTTACAAAGTTCAATACAATTAAACGAACAATTGTTTAAAGGTATTTTTAATAATTCTTCACAAGCGATTTTTTTGTTGGATCTACAAGGGCATATCATTCGTATGAATCGAAATTCAGTTCTATCATTTGAAAGAAATGAATCTGATGTGCAGGGATTAGAATTGATTAGTTCTATTTTTTCTGAGTCCAAGGAAGATTCGATTAAAAAATTAACTTATGGAATGAAGTTAGCCTTAAAGAATCAGACGTTTGAAGTTTTTGTTGCGTATCGACTACGGGATGGACGAGAAAAATACTTTGATTGTGATTTTTATCCTTTAAATGATGCAAACGGTAAAATTATTTACATCGTACTCGAGGCGAAAGATATCACTGAGAAAATTGTTCTCGAAAGAGCTTATGCGCAGGCTCAAAAATTGGAAGCACTAGGCACCTTTGCTGGTGGTATTGCGCATGATTTTAATAATTTGTTAACTCCAATGATGGCATATATTTCTTATCTTAATGCAGAATGGGCAAACAATCATTCGAATGAAATGATTCAAAAATCACTACCTGCTATTGAAGGAATTTCAAAATCTTTAGACAGAGCGAAAAATCTAATCCAACAGATTCTCACTTATTCAAAAATTGATCATTCTTCTTCAAAACAAATAGATTTAAGAGAACAATTGTTGCAGGTGTTAAACGAAGTAAAGTTTGTTTCAGCAAATAAAATTTCCTTATTTACTGATTTAGGTAACGAGTCAGCATTTATTGAAGCGGATCCAATTCAAATATTCCAAATCCTGTCTAATTTATACGAAAATTCTATATTCGCATTACAAGAAATTCTAAATCCTAAAATTACAATAAGTTTATCTAAAATCTCGTATGAAAAATCGGATTTGTATCAAGTTGGGTTTATGAAGAACACAGAGTATTGGAAACTGAGCTTCGCAGATAATGGGAATGGAATACCGAAAGAAATTCTCGAAAAGATTTTTGATCCTTTTTTTAGCACAAAAGGTGGGAAAGGGACTGGACTTGGTCTTTCTATCATTTATGGTATTATGGCAAAAATGGGTGGAACTATTTTAGTAGAATCTACCGTAGGGAAAGGTACCCAATTTGATCTATATTTTCCAGCTTGGAGGGCTATGGTTTAA
- a CDS encoding ATP-binding protein, giving the protein MPISIQKKLEPFYLSFLWIILSFLIISSFFFFFHIYENRTKSEYFQKKKYWDLKLKEYASALKDAETGVRGYLLSNDPNFLNPYHNAIQILPGLESYLLDHCERDDLNDFRHLMVVSHSKLNHIQGHLQKFPKNMPTKLSLVDGNEKMAEFRNIYETILNKKQKRDDLEYNDQKKINDRILVVSASLFLLLSFLILWMILILKKSMKSILEKEIIEDRFTEIEDLYQNSPVGFHSLDPDGYFLKVNRTECDWFGYTEEELVGVKKWTDLLTEESKNVFFDNFPIFKKQGFINNLIFEVKRKDGDSIFVNLSSTAIFSPYGKMIRSRSVIVDVTKTIVYEKELIKSKKKAEEANKSKSDFLSNMSHELRTPLNAVIGISLWLLEENPKPEQMENLKSLKFSSESLLALINDILDFNKIEERLVLIEGIDFHFKEFLKEITTSFSNRAKEKLLSFREEIDPNIPEFIHSDPTRLLQILNNLLSNALKFTSEGSITLRVRNKSQSVDTTIIEFEVEDTGIGIDPKKFHSIFEKFTQANQDTTRKYGGSGLGLAISKALVELMEGHLHLSSKLGKGSIFSFTLPCKIGKGNDLISITSNKNNESLKDKLVLVADDIPINRSIVIRFLNRWGIKTMEASNGVEVIEILYHHPIELILMDLHMPEMDGYTAAVRIRQELKWKEIPIIALTASAQLETRDQIKDAGMNDFISKPFNPNDLLSKLHHWIGS; this is encoded by the coding sequence ATGCCTATTTCCATCCAAAAAAAACTAGAACCGTTTTATTTAAGTTTCCTTTGGATAATTTTATCTTTCCTAATCATCTCTTCCTTTTTTTTCTTTTTCCATATTTATGAGAATCGCACAAAATCAGAATATTTTCAAAAAAAGAAGTATTGGGACTTAAAATTAAAAGAATATGCTTCTGCTTTAAAGGACGCAGAAACTGGTGTAAGAGGTTATTTACTTTCCAATGACCCTAATTTTTTAAATCCATACCATAATGCTATTCAGATACTTCCTGGATTGGAGAGTTATCTTTTGGACCATTGTGAAAGAGACGATTTGAATGATTTTCGCCATTTGATGGTAGTGAGTCATTCAAAATTAAATCATATACAAGGTCATCTTCAGAAATTTCCTAAGAACATGCCAACTAAACTAAGTTTGGTTGATGGCAATGAAAAAATGGCTGAGTTTAGAAATATTTATGAGACAATTCTTAACAAAAAACAAAAACGAGATGATTTAGAATATAACGACCAAAAAAAAATTAACGATCGAATATTAGTCGTCTCAGCTAGCTTATTTCTTTTACTTTCTTTTTTGATTTTATGGATGATTTTAATTCTGAAGAAAAGTATGAAATCAATCTTAGAGAAAGAAATAATAGAAGATCGTTTTACTGAAATCGAAGATCTTTACCAAAATTCTCCAGTTGGTTTCCATAGTTTAGATCCTGATGGTTATTTTCTGAAAGTGAATCGGACTGAATGTGATTGGTTTGGATATACTGAAGAGGAATTGGTTGGAGTTAAAAAATGGACTGATCTTTTAACTGAGGAAAGTAAAAATGTATTTTTTGATAACTTTCCAATCTTTAAAAAACAAGGTTTTATCAATAATTTAATCTTTGAAGTAAAAAGAAAAGATGGAGATTCAATATTTGTAAATTTATCTTCAACAGCAATTTTTTCTCCCTATGGAAAAATGATAAGAAGTCGATCCGTAATCGTTGATGTAACAAAAACTATTGTTTATGAAAAAGAGTTAATCAAGTCAAAGAAAAAAGCAGAAGAAGCAAACAAATCCAAATCTGATTTTTTGTCAAACATGAGTCATGAATTACGAACTCCTTTAAATGCCGTGATAGGTATTTCTTTGTGGCTCTTAGAAGAGAATCCAAAACCAGAACAAATGGAGAACTTAAAAAGTTTGAAATTTTCGAGTGAATCTTTACTCGCACTGATAAATGACATATTGGATTTTAATAAAATTGAAGAAAGGTTAGTCTTAATTGAAGGAATTGATTTCCATTTTAAAGAATTTTTAAAAGAGATAACAACTTCGTTTTCTAATAGAGCCAAAGAAAAATTATTATCCTTCCGAGAAGAAATTGATCCAAATATTCCAGAATTCATTCATTCTGATCCAACTAGGTTGTTACAAATTTTAAATAATCTACTTTCGAATGCTTTAAAATTTACTTCTGAAGGTTCGATTACACTTCGTGTTAGAAACAAGTCTCAATCAGTTGATACCACAATCATCGAATTCGAAGTTGAAGACACGGGTATAGGAATTGATCCAAAAAAATTCCATTCCATTTTTGAAAAATTCACACAAGCAAATCAAGATACGACTCGTAAATATGGCGGGTCTGGATTAGGTCTCGCTATTTCCAAGGCTTTGGTTGAGTTAATGGAAGGTCACCTCCATCTTTCATCGAAATTGGGAAAAGGTTCTATCTTTTCGTTCACATTGCCTTGTAAAATCGGTAAAGGAAATGATTTAATTTCAATCACATCAAATAAGAATAATGAATCATTAAAGGATAAACTAGTATTGGTTGCAGATGATATTCCTATTAATCGTTCGATCGTAATTCGTTTTTTAAATCGATGGGGTATAAAAACAATGGAAGCTTCGAATGGCGTTGAAGTTATCGAAATTTTATACCATCACCCGATTGAATTGATACTCATGGATCTTCATATGCCAGAAATGGATGGGTATACGGCTGCGGTTAGGATCAGACAAGAGTTGAAATGGAAAGAGATCCCTATCATTGCATTAACTGCCTCTGCCCAATTAGAAACCCGTGATCAAATTAAAGATGCGGGAATGAATGATTTTATCTCAAAACCATTTAACCCGAATGACTTATTGTCCAAACTCCATCATTGGATTGGATCATAA